In Planococcus shixiaomingii, the DNA window CATCCGGATGAATTTGCAGAGCTGAAAAAAGTTGCCTTGGCAAAAGGATTTAAGCATTGTGAAGCCGGTCCAATGGTCCGTTCTTCTTATCACGCGGATGAACAAGTCAGTGAAACGTCTGCACAGCGCCGGATCAAGTACATGAAAGGCTACGAATCACAAGGCAAGCAGCTGGAAAGCGCGGAATTCTGAGGAAAGCCTTTACGCCCTAAAGAGGATGGCCAAAAGTCTGCAAACAAAGAGACTTTTGGGCTGTCCTTCTTTTTCTATCTGCCTTTTTTCAGCTTTTACAAGCACTCTTTGAATTTCTACTGACGCTTCTCAAGTTCTCACCGACACTCTTCAAACTGCTACCCGCACTTATCCAAAAACAGCTTTGCGCTGTCCACGCTCGAATATGAAAAACTCAATTAATAAAAAATGAGACCCAGAATCACTTTTGGGTCTCACAGAGTTCAGGCCTATATTCTCTACACTTTTGGCAAGTCATTCACTAGAGAGATGAATGACCGGGAAGTGAAAGAAACATAGCGGTTTTTTGCCATGATGATGCCAAGCACCCACGGAAATGTGGTGGTCAGTGAGATAGTTTTAAACGGACCATCTTTAACTCGATGGCAAATAAGTTCTGGCATCAACGTGACTCCTAAGTTTTTTTCAACCATGCCTACGATAAAATCCCATTGCGAGCTTTCATAAGCAATTACAGGTTCAAATCCTTGGCTGCGGCAAAATTCCCTCGTGCGGCTGTTCAAAGTAAATTCCTTGCTTAACAATAAAAACGGATCATCTTTAAATTCAATCAAATCGATGACATCCCGATCAGCAAGAGGGTGAGATTTGTGCACAAGCAATTTGATTTCTTGATGAACGAACGGAACCACATCAAACTTTTCTTCATCGACCGGCAGCATAACAAAGCCGAGATCGACTTCTCCATCAATAACTTTCTTCTCCACTTTTTTTGCGCCGTCTTCTGCCAACATGATGGAAATATCGGGGTAGGCCTTTTGGAATTCCGCAATAATTGTTGGGAAAAACAATGTGCTTATGACTGGAGGAAGGCCAATTTTAATTTTTCCTTTCTTTAAATTCATCACATCGTAGAGTGAAGTCGATAAATCATCCATGCCATTGAGGAGTTTCTGTGCCTGTTGAAAAACCACTTCTCCAGCATCGGTTAAAACGATTTGCCGGGAAGAGCGGTCAAAAAGCGTAACATCCAACTCTTCTTCCAAATTCTTTACCATCTTGCTCAAACTTGGTTGCGATAAATGCAATGCCAGAGCAGCTTTTGTAAAGCTTTTAAATTTAGCTACTTCAATAAAGTACGAGAGCTGTCGAATATCCACAAATTCACCCTTTCATAACTAATAGTTATAGGACTTATAGTTATTATTCATTTTACCTATCTTTAATTAAAGTGTACACTGAAAAAAGTAATCTAGTCACAATATTGTAACAATTTATTCTTTTTCTGCCAGATAAAGAAAGCGGTTTCAAAAGGGTGAATTGTTCAAGGTGTTTTTAAGGGGATTTCAAAACAAGTAAGGGGGAGAAAGAAATGTTAAGTATGATCGGTTTAGTTGGAGGCCTTGCATTGCTCATTTATTTGACAATGAGAGGAATGAACTTGCTTATTGCAGGTCCATTATGCGCACTTATTGTAGCATTATTCAGCGGGTTAGCGCTTTTCCCGCAAATGGTTGGAGAAGGGGAAGCAAATTTATTAACTAATTACATGACAGGATTTTCTGGATTTATTACATCTTGGTTCCCGATGTTCTTATTAGGAGCGATTTTCGGTAAAGTTATGGAAGACAGCGGGGCGGCCGACAGCGTCTCGAAATGGCTGGTTGGAAAGTTTGGCTTAAAACATGCCGTTTTTGCAATTGTATTTGCTTGTGCCGTGTTAACATTCGGAGGCGTCAGCTTGTTCGTTGTGGCATTCTCTGTTTACCCGATGGCACTTAGCTTGTTCAAAGAAGCAGATCTTCCGCGCCGCTTTATTCCAGCAGCATTAGCTTTAGGGTCGGTTACATTCACGATGACATCAGCTGGATCGCCGGAAATTCAAAACTGGATTCCAATTCCCTTTTTAAATACGAGTCCATATGCAGGATGGGAAGCAAGTATTCTTGTAGCCGTATTTATGGCGGTGTTAGGCTACTGGTGGCTAAAACGCATGATCAATAAAGCGGTTCACAAAGGCGAGCGTTTTGTCGCACGCGACACGGATCCGATTGTGGCAAATCGTGCTTTGCCGAATCCGTTAATGGGATTGATTCCGTTATTAGTAGTATTGGTTATCTCATTTATTTTCCATGATTCACTAAAAACATCAGCATTGATCATTGCGCTATTAGGCGGAGTTATTTCTACGTATCTACTGAATAGAAAGTATTTCCAGAACATCGGAAAAGCATTAACTGAAGGAACAATCGGTGCATTAATTGCTATTGGTAACACGGCGGCCGTTGTCGGATTCGGAGCAGTTGCTAAAGCAGCTCCTGCTTTTACAGTCGCAGTTAATGCGATGACTGATATTCCAGGAAGCCCGCTAATCGGCGGAGCGATTGCCGTCAGTGTAATTGCAGGAATGACTGGATCTTCATCTGGCGGGCAAACAATTGCATTGCCGCTGCTGGCTCCGCATTACTTGGATATGGGCGTCAATGCAGAAGCGCTTCACCGGACAATTGCCATTTCATCCGGAGCACTTGATTCACTTCCGCATAACGGATACGTGGTAACGACAATTCAAGGAATTTGTGGAGAAACGCATAAAGCAGCATACGCTGCAGTAGGGGCATTGACAGTAATTGTGCCGGCTCTTGGTACGATACTTGCGATAATTTTGTTCTCGTTTGGCTTTGGACTATAAACGAGAACCTTGGAGGGTATTAACAAATGGTTGAAAATAAAGTCGTTTTGATTACAGGGGCAGCAAGTGGAATCGGTTATGAAATCAGTGTGGATTTCGCCAAAGCTGGCGCCAAAATTGTTTTAACGGATATTAACGAAGAAGCCGTAACAAAAGCGGCAAAAACCTTAACAGACCAAGGCTTTGAATGCATTGGAATGAAATGTGATGTAACAAGCGAAGAAGATTTGAAACGAGCAATCCATGAAACTGTAGAGCGCTTTGGTTCACTGGATGTCCTGATCAACAATGCAGGCATGCAGTTCATCTCACCGATTGAGGAGTTTCCGACTGAAAAATACGAGCTTCTAATCAAAATCATG includes these proteins:
- a CDS encoding LysR family transcriptional regulator, with amino-acid sequence MDIRQLSYFIEVAKFKSFTKAALALHLSQPSLSKMVKNLEEELDVTLFDRSSRQIVLTDAGEVVFQQAQKLLNGMDDLSTSLYDVMNLKKGKIKIGLPPVISTLFFPTIIAEFQKAYPDISIMLAEDGAKKVEKKVIDGEVDLGFVMLPVDEEKFDVVPFVHQEIKLLVHKSHPLADRDVIDLIEFKDDPFLLLSKEFTLNSRTREFCRSQGFEPVIAYESSQWDFIVGMVEKNLGVTLMPELICHRVKDGPFKTISLTTTFPWVLGIIMAKNRYVSFTSRSFISLVNDLPKV
- a CDS encoding GntP family permease produces the protein MLSMIGLVGGLALLIYLTMRGMNLLIAGPLCALIVALFSGLALFPQMVGEGEANLLTNYMTGFSGFITSWFPMFLLGAIFGKVMEDSGAADSVSKWLVGKFGLKHAVFAIVFACAVLTFGGVSLFVVAFSVYPMALSLFKEADLPRRFIPAALALGSVTFTMTSAGSPEIQNWIPIPFLNTSPYAGWEASILVAVFMAVLGYWWLKRMINKAVHKGERFVARDTDPIVANRALPNPLMGLIPLLVVLVISFIFHDSLKTSALIIALLGGVISTYLLNRKYFQNIGKALTEGTIGALIAIGNTAAVVGFGAVAKAAPAFTVAVNAMTDIPGSPLIGGAIAVSVIAGMTGSSSGGQTIALPLLAPHYLDMGVNAEALHRTIAISSGALDSLPHNGYVVTTIQGICGETHKAAYAAVGALTVIVPALGTILAIILFSFGFGL